One Rhodoferax ferrireducens T118 DNA segment encodes these proteins:
- the infC gene encoding translation initiation factor IF-3 has protein sequence MATEYRDRRHREERKHRLNREIMAPEVRLSGVENEPLGVVSLMEALRMAGDLDVDLVEISATAVPPVCRLMDYGKFKYQEQKKAAEAKAKQTVIEIKEIKFRPGTDEGDYNIKMRNIKRFLAEGDKCKITLRFRGREITHQDLGMALLNRIRTELGDLILIEQFPKLEGRQMIMMIAPGKKKIATKPVADTAA, from the coding sequence ATCGCTACTGAATATCGTGACCGCCGTCACCGCGAAGAACGCAAACATCGCCTGAACCGGGAAATCATGGCCCCGGAAGTCCGACTCTCGGGAGTTGAGAACGAGCCGCTCGGTGTGGTCAGCCTGATGGAGGCGCTGCGGATGGCGGGTGATCTCGATGTTGATCTGGTTGAAATCTCCGCCACGGCGGTTCCGCCGGTCTGTCGTTTGATGGATTACGGCAAGTTCAAATACCAGGAACAGAAGAAGGCGGCGGAAGCGAAGGCCAAGCAGACGGTCATTGAAATCAAAGAAATCAAGTTCCGTCCGGGCACTGACGAGGGCGACTACAACATCAAGATGCGCAACATCAAGCGCTTTTTGGCTGAAGGCGACAAGTGCAAGATCACGCTGCGGTTCCGGGGTCGCGAGATTACGCACCAGGATCTTGGCATGGCCTTGTTGAACCGCATTCGCACGGAGTTGGGTGATTTGATTTTGATTGAGCAGTTTCCCAAGCTCGAAGGGCGCCAGATGATCATGATGATCGCG